Proteins encoded together in one Bacteroides ovatus window:
- a CDS encoding PKD-like domain-containing protein — MVIKNLFFFTLAVLFISCNRDEVVVAESGQAPVIELDSEDGIYAVKIGRELVIAPTYRYADHALFAWTIEGKLISTDPTLKYTWDESGEVFITLRVDNENGHAEEEVKVEVRDLLPPAINLYVPAKGLKVQKGIENTLTAVIAHRDLAGFKVEWVRAGVVVSTDTTYTFKENQVGVFPITITASNEDGETKKELEIEVVENMPYEVVFPAPSYEQSVSTRYTFAGRPVFLRPLLDYFENPQYRWSIDGKPVEGETGRVYKFTPSSAGEYRITVSVTEMQNSISVESAVTVVCVNGSESSGYRAASGASSAYSNRVYEYTPAPGQFINETNTGGFTGSESTREAAVEYASKRIAKQSYVSLGSFGGYIIVGFDHSIQNKGGYDFAIQGNAFDSSNEPGIVWVMQDVNGNGLPDDEWYELRGSETGKPTTIQDYEVTYFRPASDGSHTYWIDNLGNTGWVDFNAYHTQPYYYPLWITADSYTLYGTRLLPRNSQSPSTGYWSNSPYDWGYVDNCGSDMLAGDSYDGSGQKNGFKISNAMYHDGSPVNLQYIDFIKVQNGALAKSGVLGEISTEVFSFQDLNIK, encoded by the coding sequence ATGGTAATCAAAAATTTATTTTTTTTTACACTCGCTGTATTATTCATATCCTGCAATCGGGATGAGGTTGTCGTTGCAGAATCCGGACAAGCCCCAGTGATTGAACTCGATAGTGAAGACGGTATCTATGCAGTCAAGATTGGCCGGGAACTGGTCATCGCACCGACTTACCGGTACGCAGACCATGCCTTGTTTGCCTGGACCATAGAGGGGAAACTGATTTCCACAGACCCGACCCTGAAATACACGTGGGATGAATCGGGGGAGGTCTTTATTACGCTGCGGGTGGACAACGAAAACGGTCATGCCGAAGAAGAGGTGAAAGTGGAAGTGAGGGATTTGTTGCCCCCGGCCATCAATCTGTATGTGCCGGCCAAAGGATTGAAAGTACAAAAAGGCATAGAGAATACCCTGACTGCCGTGATTGCCCATCGCGACCTTGCCGGTTTCAAGGTGGAATGGGTACGTGCAGGGGTTGTGGTATCCACCGATACGACCTATACGTTTAAGGAAAATCAGGTGGGAGTTTTTCCGATTACCATAACAGCATCCAACGAGGATGGTGAAACCAAGAAAGAGTTGGAGATAGAGGTGGTCGAGAATATGCCTTATGAGGTTGTTTTCCCTGCCCCGTCTTATGAGCAGTCTGTTTCCACACGCTATACGTTTGCCGGGCGACCAGTGTTCTTGCGTCCATTGCTGGACTATTTCGAGAATCCGCAATACCGCTGGAGCATAGACGGTAAGCCCGTGGAAGGTGAAACCGGTCGGGTGTATAAGTTCACCCCTTCGTCCGCCGGAGAATACCGGATAACCGTCTCTGTCACCGAAATGCAAAATAGCATATCCGTGGAATCCGCCGTCACCGTAGTTTGCGTGAACGGGTCGGAATCTTCCGGATATCGTGCTGCTTCAGGTGCGAGTTCGGCCTATTCCAACAGAGTGTATGAATATACGCCGGCTCCCGGACAATTCATCAACGAAACCAATACTGGTGGTTTTACCGGTAGCGAATCGACCCGAGAAGCGGCCGTCGAATATGCTTCCAAGCGTATTGCCAAGCAAAGTTATGTATCTCTCGGCTCCTTTGGCGGTTACATCATAGTAGGGTTTGACCACAGCATTCAGAATAAGGGTGGATATGATTTTGCTATTCAGGGCAATGCCTTTGATTCTTCCAATGAACCGGGGATAGTGTGGGTGATGCAGGATGTCAACGGCAATGGACTTCCCGATGATGAGTGGTACGAACTGCGGGGCAGCGAAACAGGGAAACCCACCACCATTCAAGATTATGAGGTGACCTATTTCCGACCGGCCTCGGATGGTTCACACACTTATTGGATTGACAATTTGGGAAACACTGGCTGGGTCGATTTCAATGCCTACCACACGCAACCTTACTATTATCCGTTGTGGATTACGGCCGACTCCTACACTTTGTACGGTACTCGACTATTGCCACGCAATTCACAAAGTCCATCCACAGGTTACTGGAGTAACTCTCCTTATGACTGGGGGTATGTGGATAATTGCGGTTCCGATATGTTGGCTGGTGATTCGTATGACGGTTCTGGACAGAAAAACGGATTCAAAATATCTAATGCCATGTATCACGACGGCTCTCCGGTAAATCTCCAATACATCGACTTCATAAAAGTTCAGAATGGAGCCTTGGCTAAAAGCGGCGTTTTAGGAGAAATCTCTACCGAAGTATTTTCGTTCCAAGATTTAAACATAAAGTAA
- a CDS encoding TonB-dependent receptor plug domain-containing protein: protein MKRLYLLFALAACLPTALFAQQTESKKRSGWHLTIPEVTVIGHRPMKEIGVQKTKFDSLALKENIALSMADILTFNSSVFVKSYGRATLSTVAFRGTSPSHTQVTWNGMRINNPMLGMTDFSTIPSYFIDQASLLHGTSSVNETGGGLGGLVKLGTAPEVAEGFNAQYVQGIGSFKTFDEFARFTYGSKRWHGSTRAVYSSSPNDYKYTNHDKKINIYDEDKNIIGQYHPVERNRSGAFKDLHLLQEVYYNTHKGDKLGLNAWYINSNRELPMLTTDYGDATDFENRQREQTFRSVLSWDHIKSNWKLGVKGGYIHTWMAYDYKREVAPDNWASMTRSRSKVNTFYGQAEGEYSPTKRWFFTANVSAHQHLVRSEDKNIILQDGGKAIVGYDKGRVELSGSVSAKWQPIDRLGMSVVLREEMYGSEWAPLIPAFFIDGIISPKGNVMLKASVSRNYRFPTLNDLYFLPGGNPNLRNEHGFSYDAGVSFEVGKENAYKLNGGVNWFDSYIDDWIIWLPTTKGFFSPRNVKKVHAYGIEVKANLAVQPAKDWLIDLNGSYSWTPSINEGEKMSPADQSVGKQLPYVPEHSASLTGRLSWRSWAFLYKWAFYSERFTMSSNDYTLTGHLPEYFMSNVSLEKNLFFKPVDVQLKFAVNNLFNEDYLSVLSRPMPGINFELFIGITPKFGKNKKKSVNTNL, encoded by the coding sequence ATGAAAAGACTATATCTGTTATTCGCTTTGGCGGCATGTCTCCCCACGGCACTTTTTGCGCAGCAGACGGAAAGCAAAAAGCGGTCAGGCTGGCATCTCACCATACCGGAAGTCACGGTCATCGGACATCGGCCGATGAAAGAAATCGGCGTGCAGAAGACGAAGTTCGATTCACTCGCACTGAAAGAGAACATCGCCCTCTCAATGGCGGACATCCTGACATTCAACTCGTCCGTGTTTGTCAAAAGCTACGGCCGCGCCACGCTCTCGACCGTTGCCTTCCGCGGCACGTCGCCCAGCCATACGCAGGTGACGTGGAACGGGATGCGCATCAACAACCCCATGCTCGGCATGACCGACTTTTCTACTATCCCGTCCTACTTCATCGACCAAGCGTCGCTGCTGCACGGCACTTCGTCGGTGAACGAAACGGGCGGCGGACTGGGCGGTTTAGTCAAGCTCGGCACGGCTCCCGAAGTCGCCGAAGGGTTCAACGCCCAGTACGTGCAGGGCATCGGCTCGTTCAAGACCTTCGACGAGTTCGCTCGCTTCACCTACGGAAGCAAGCGGTGGCACGGCTCTACCCGTGCGGTCTATTCTTCCTCGCCTAACGATTACAAGTACACCAACCACGACAAGAAGATAAATATCTACGACGAGGACAAGAACATCATCGGGCAGTATCACCCCGTAGAGCGCAACCGAAGCGGTGCGTTCAAGGACCTGCACCTGCTTCAAGAAGTCTATTACAACACCCACAAAGGCGACAAATTAGGCCTGAACGCATGGTATATCAACTCCAACCGGGAACTTCCGATGTTGACGACCGACTACGGAGATGCAACCGACTTCGAGAACCGCCAGCGGGAACAGACTTTCCGCAGTGTCCTTTCGTGGGATCATATCAAAAGCAATTGGAAACTTGGCGTGAAAGGCGGTTACATACACACATGGATGGCCTACGACTACAAGCGTGAGGTCGCACCTGATAACTGGGCGTCGATGACCCGTTCGCGCAGCAAGGTAAATACGTTCTACGGGCAGGCTGAAGGTGAATACAGTCCAACAAAACGTTGGTTTTTCACCGCTAACGTATCGGCTCACCAGCATTTGGTACGCAGTGAGGACAAGAATATCATTTTGCAGGACGGAGGCAAGGCCATCGTGGGCTATGACAAAGGACGCGTGGAACTTTCCGGCTCCGTATCTGCCAAGTGGCAACCGATAGACCGGCTTGGCATGTCGGTTGTGTTGCGAGAAGAAATGTACGGTTCCGAGTGGGCTCCACTTATACCGGCTTTTTTTATTGACGGCATCATTTCTCCGAAAGGGAATGTGATGCTCAAAGCTTCTGTTTCACGCAATTACCGTTTCCCGACGCTGAATGACCTCTATTTCCTGCCCGGTGGCAATCCCAATCTGAGAAACGAGCATGGTTTCAGCTACGATGCAGGTGTAAGTTTCGAGGTCGGCAAAGAAAATGCCTATAAGTTGAACGGCGGCGTGAACTGGTTCGATTCCTACATCGACGACTGGATTATCTGGCTGCCCACCACCAAAGGATTCTTTTCGCCCCGCAACGTGAAGAAGGTACACGCCTACGGCATCGAGGTCAAAGCGAACCTGGCCGTGCAGCCGGCAAAGGATTGGCTCATCGACCTGAACGGCTCTTATTCGTGGACACCCTCTATCAACGAGGGCGAGAAAATGTCACCTGCTGACCAGTCGGTGGGCAAACAGCTGCCCTACGTGCCGGAGCATTCCGCCTCGCTGACAGGACGGTTGTCGTGGCGGTCGTGGGCGTTCCTTTACAAGTGGGCGTTCTACTCGGAGCGTTTCACCATGTCAAGCAACGACTACACGCTGACAGGACACCTGCCCGAATATTTCATGAGCAACGTCTCCTTGGAGAAAAACCTGTTTTTCAAACCGGTGGACGTTCAATTGAAATTTGCAGTCAATAATCTCTTCAACGAGGACTACCTTTCGGTGCTCTCGCGCCCCATGCCCGGTATCAACTTCGAACTGTTCATCGGCATCACCCCGAAGTTCGGAAAAAATAAGAAGAAATCCGTAAATACAAATTTGTAA
- a CDS encoding glutaminyl-peptide cyclotransferase — MTHHQLKYLLWSVVVGATLSLTACMKWDYGDAVEDFNATGAGLFITNEGNFQYGNASLSYYDPETKQVQNEVFFRANGMKLGDVAQSMTIYDNKGWVVVNNSHVIFAIDLNTFKEVGRIENLTSPRYIHFLSDEKAYVTQLWDNRIFIINPRTYEITGHIQVPDMTMESGSTEQMVQYGKYVYCNCWSYQNRIIKIDTETDQVVDELKIGIQPTSLVMDKYNKMWTITDGGYEGSPYGYEAPSLYRIDAETFTVEKQFKFKLGDWPSEVQLNGDRDKLYWINKDIWCMDVTASRVPVRPFLEYSGTIYYGLTVNPANGEVYIADAIDYQQQGMIYRYSLDGELIDEFYVGIIPGAFCWK, encoded by the coding sequence ATGACCCATCACCAATTGAAATATCTGCTATGGAGCGTAGTTGTCGGAGCGACACTATCCTTAACCGCCTGCATGAAGTGGGACTACGGCGATGCCGTGGAGGATTTCAACGCCACGGGAGCCGGACTGTTCATTACCAACGAGGGCAACTTCCAGTACGGCAACGCCTCGCTGAGCTACTACGACCCAGAGACCAAACAGGTGCAGAACGAGGTCTTCTTCCGTGCCAACGGCATGAAGCTCGGCGACGTGGCACAGTCGATGACCATCTACGACAACAAGGGCTGGGTCGTGGTGAACAACTCCCACGTGATTTTCGCCATCGACCTGAACACCTTCAAGGAGGTGGGACGCATCGAGAATCTGACCTCCCCGCGCTATATCCATTTCCTGAGCGACGAGAAAGCCTATGTCACCCAACTGTGGGACAACCGCATCTTCATTATAAATCCGCGAACGTATGAAATCACCGGGCATATCCAAGTGCCGGACATGACGATGGAAAGCGGCTCGACGGAGCAGATGGTGCAGTACGGCAAATACGTCTATTGCAACTGTTGGAGTTACCAGAACCGTATCATCAAAATCGACACCGAGACCGACCAAGTTGTCGATGAACTGAAAATCGGCATCCAGCCCACATCGTTGGTCATGGACAAGTATAACAAGATGTGGACGATTACCGACGGCGGCTACGAGGGCAGCCCCTACGGTTACGAAGCCCCCTCGCTCTACCGCATCGACGCCGAGACCTTCACTGTGGAGAAGCAGTTCAAGTTCAAGTTGGGCGACTGGCCCTCGGAGGTGCAGCTCAACGGCGACAGGGACAAACTCTACTGGATTAACAAAGACATCTGGTGCATGGACGTGACGGCGAGCCGTGTGCCGGTGCGCCCGTTCCTCGAATACAGCGGTACGATTTATTACGGCTTGACGGTGAACCCCGCTAACGGGGAGGTGTACATCGCTGATGCCATCGACTACCAACAGCAGGGCATGATATACCGCTACTCACTTGACGGCGAACTGATTGATGAATTTTATGTTGGGATTATCCCTGGTGCATTTTGTTGGAAATAA
- a CDS encoding DUF4465 domain-containing protein, with the protein MKKNFRFMAMAVVAMAATVFTGCSSDDDFLTPYEESAIQTRATPNPDGTTTITFDDFASSMMAMTTSYGANYYGNVGSYTQVKEIADPDGVFMSEINTVTNNYGTFNNFSCGGLALSKWNYRTNPSSAEGITITGDTIPSDWWYSYNNQMSVYDTTSVNGSNEGAGHSGNNFAVVYGYSDEYNTEWMAQPEFYLTGEYTLKGLWFCNSSYTYGVIMHGNKFGASGVATPLSAQVDAGGNHIGYFQVELECYDFAGNKLATYTKVLADYRNGKNENPVTTWTYWPINQAGVGFVKFNFSGSDTGEYGLNTPAYLCIDDIVFEN; encoded by the coding sequence ATGAAAAAGAATTTTAGGTTTATGGCAATGGCCGTTGTAGCAATGGCCGCCACAGTGTTCACCGGATGTTCGTCCGACGATGACTTCCTTACTCCGTATGAAGAAAGTGCGATTCAAACCCGCGCAACACCTAACCCCGATGGAACGACTACCATCACGTTTGATGATTTTGCCTCTTCGATGATGGCTATGACAACTTCCTACGGTGCTAATTATTATGGAAATGTGGGTTCGTATACCCAAGTAAAAGAAATTGCTGATCCAGATGGAGTGTTCATGTCTGAGATTAACACTGTGACTAATAATTATGGAACATTCAACAATTTCTCTTGTGGTGGATTAGCATTGTCTAAATGGAATTACCGTACCAATCCATCTTCTGCCGAAGGAATTACGATTACCGGTGATACCATACCGAGTGATTGGTGGTATTCCTATAACAATCAAATGAGTGTTTATGATACGACTTCTGTTAATGGCTCTAACGAAGGTGCAGGTCATAGCGGAAATAATTTTGCTGTTGTTTATGGTTATTCTGATGAATATAATACCGAATGGATGGCTCAACCCGAATTCTATTTAACAGGCGAATATACTCTAAAAGGTTTATGGTTCTGTAATTCATCATATACCTATGGTGTAATCATGCATGGTAATAAATTCGGCGCATCCGGTGTAGCTACTCCGCTGTCAGCACAAGTCGATGCAGGCGGAAACCATATTGGGTATTTCCAAGTTGAACTTGAATGTTATGATTTTGCTGGTAATAAGTTAGCTACATACACCAAGGTATTAGCCGATTATAGAAATGGGAAGAACGAAAATCCCGTTACTACATGGACATATTGGCCTATTAATCAAGCTGGAGTAGGATTTGTGAAATTTAACTTTTCAGGTTCCGACACAGGAGAGTATGGCTTAAATACCCCTGCATACCTCTGTATTGATGATATTGTTTTTGAAAACTAA